The following are from one region of the Stigmatella ashevillena genome:
- a CDS encoding Gfo/Idh/MocA family protein codes for MSSPSRRLGWAIVGCGWVARDYVAPAIQAADNARLVALCDSDAEMLMRISGNDALRYTALAEALANPHVDAVYIATPNHLHPAMTEACAAAGKHVLCEKPMAITPEEGTRMVEACQRAGVHYATAFDQRHHGIHRRLRTLVQEGLLGTITQARIHYACWLPRDWAPHNWRVDPRQAGGGAMIDLAPHGLDLLEVLLQDEWASLTALLQRRVHDYPVDDGAVLIGQFRSGILGILQVGYNCPDAYPRRTLELIGTKARALAYKSMGQTPGGTLTLTDAVTGEERPVPLSPSEDRCPFLHQIQAFSACVLEGRPQPFSPDRDIRLLRLLTQATPPSPAETSCR; via the coding sequence ATGTCCTCCCCCTCGCGCAGACTCGGCTGGGCCATCGTGGGCTGTGGGTGGGTGGCCCGGGACTACGTCGCGCCCGCAATCCAGGCCGCGGACAACGCGCGCCTGGTGGCCCTGTGCGACTCGGATGCGGAGATGCTGATGCGCATCTCCGGCAACGATGCGCTGCGGTACACGGCGCTGGCCGAAGCCCTGGCCAATCCCCACGTGGATGCGGTCTACATCGCGACGCCCAACCACCTGCACCCCGCCATGACGGAGGCGTGCGCGGCCGCGGGCAAGCACGTGCTGTGCGAGAAGCCCATGGCCATCACGCCCGAGGAGGGCACGCGCATGGTGGAGGCCTGCCAGCGGGCAGGCGTTCACTACGCCACCGCCTTCGATCAGCGCCACCATGGCATTCACCGGCGGCTGCGCACCCTCGTGCAGGAGGGCCTCCTGGGCACCATCACCCAGGCGCGCATCCATTATGCGTGCTGGCTCCCGCGTGACTGGGCGCCGCACAACTGGCGGGTCGACCCCCGCCAGGCTGGCGGCGGCGCGATGATCGATCTGGCCCCGCACGGGCTCGATCTGCTGGAGGTTCTGCTGCAGGACGAGTGGGCCTCGCTCACCGCCCTGTTGCAGCGGCGCGTCCATGACTACCCGGTGGACGATGGCGCGGTGCTCATCGGCCAGTTCCGCAGCGGCATCCTGGGGATCCTCCAGGTGGGCTACAACTGCCCGGACGCCTACCCCCGGCGGACCCTGGAGCTGATTGGCACCAAGGCCCGCGCCCTGGCCTACAAGAGCATGGGGCAGACCCCCGGGGGCACGCTGACCCTGACGGACGCGGTGACCGGAGAGGAGCGCCCCGTCCCCCTCTCCCCCTCCGAGGATCGGTGCCCGTTCCTCCACCAGATCCAGGCGTTCTCGGCCTGTGTCCTGGAGGGCCGTCCCCAGCCATTCTCCCCGGACCGGGACATCCGCCTGCTGCGCCTGCTGACCCAAGCCACCCCTCCGTCCCCGGCCGAGACGTCATGCCGCTGA
- a CDS encoding inositol-3-phosphate synthase, whose protein sequence is MDTKGLPLAAARGLGLIDYEALTFGGWDLFEDDLAQAARNHAVLTDSQLEAVAPVLSKMRPWSAVSNTRFCKNVVGTSNKKAHSLREQVQAIREDLARFRQKQGVNRVVVINLASTERAVDLTLPKFLTPEAFEAALDADDPDIGPAMLYAYAAISEGTPFANFTPSISADVPALLQLAQRNGSPLAGKDGKTGQTMLKTVIAPALRDRALHVEGWYSTNILGNRDGEALNDPASKANKIDTKGAALDSILGYKVQDHIVQIQYYRPRGDNKEAWDNIDVVGFLGQPMQLKLNFLCKDSILAAPLVVELARTLDLAKRRGEAGVIDALGCFFKAPMTQNGGKVEHAMAEQQRRLMSWLSEGGVRPVLGKERIRG, encoded by the coding sequence GTGGACACCAAGGGTCTGCCCTTGGCGGCCGCACGGGGCCTGGGCCTGATCGACTACGAGGCCCTGACCTTTGGCGGTTGGGATCTGTTCGAGGATGATCTGGCGCAGGCCGCGCGCAACCACGCGGTGTTGACCGACAGCCAGCTCGAGGCCGTGGCGCCCGTGCTGAGCAAGATGCGGCCCTGGAGCGCCGTGTCCAACACGCGCTTCTGCAAGAACGTGGTGGGCACCTCCAACAAGAAGGCACACAGCCTGCGCGAGCAGGTGCAGGCCATCCGCGAGGATCTGGCGCGCTTCCGCCAGAAGCAGGGGGTCAACCGGGTGGTGGTCATCAACCTGGCCTCGACCGAGCGCGCCGTGGATCTGACGCTGCCCAAGTTCCTCACGCCCGAGGCCTTCGAGGCGGCCCTCGACGCGGATGATCCGGACATCGGCCCGGCGATGCTCTACGCCTACGCGGCCATCTCCGAGGGAACACCGTTCGCCAACTTCACGCCGAGCATCTCCGCCGACGTCCCGGCGTTGCTGCAGTTGGCGCAGCGCAACGGCTCGCCCCTGGCAGGCAAGGACGGCAAGACAGGCCAGACGATGCTCAAGACGGTGATCGCTCCGGCCTTGAGGGACCGCGCGCTGCACGTCGAGGGGTGGTACTCCACCAACATCCTGGGCAACCGGGATGGTGAAGCCCTCAATGATCCGGCCTCGAAGGCCAACAAGATCGACACCAAGGGCGCCGCGCTGGACAGCATCCTCGGCTACAAGGTCCAGGACCACATCGTCCAGATCCAGTACTACCGGCCCCGCGGAGACAACAAGGAGGCCTGGGACAACATCGACGTCGTGGGCTTCCTGGGCCAGCCCATGCAGCTCAAGCTCAACTTCCTCTGCAAGGACTCCATCCTGGCGGCCCCGCTCGTGGTGGAGCTGGCGCGCACGCTGGACCTGGCCAAGCGCCGCGGCGAGGCCGGTGTCATCGACGCGCTGGGCTGCTTCTTCAAGGCCCCCATGACGCAGAACGGGGGGAAGGTGGAGCACGCCATGGCGGAGCAGCAGCGCCGCCTCATGAGTTGGCTGTCCGAAGGAGGCGTGCGGCCCGTCCTCGGCAAAGAGCGCATCCGGGGCTGA
- a CDS encoding MATE family efflux transporter, translating into MSQPSVSAELTSEAPSPVQVGKSWRASLAEAVRGSHQDFSTGPVDRALLLLSVPMVLEMVMESVFALVDVFFVSRLGSEAVATVGLTESMLTLAYTVPLGLSIGATALVSRRMGEKNPEKAASAAVQTLGLGFLLALPMSVLGVLFARPLLAALGASPSVVEQGASYTQVMLGSFVIVMPLFLISAILRGAGDAATSMRALLLANSVNIVLAPICIFGLGPVPAMGVPGAAIATTLGRCTGVVYQLHRLLRGGGRLALERRHLRLEPATMLCLLRLSGGAILQSVLGLSSWLVLMRIVASFGSAAMAGYTLVMRIILFAQQPSWGMSHAVGTLVGQSLGARDAERAERVTWRASFFTALFLGGVSLVFLTLSEPLILLFTDEADVVFHASRGLRILSWGLFLYAFVTIIPHAFNGAGDTTTPTAVNLLCAWGLQIPLAYALTGPAGLGPEGAFLAIAITYGVLGIASALLFRQGKWKTQCL; encoded by the coding sequence ATGTCCCAGCCCTCTGTCTCCGCCGAGCTCACCTCCGAGGCCCCTTCTCCCGTCCAGGTGGGCAAGAGCTGGCGTGCCTCCCTGGCCGAGGCGGTGCGCGGTTCGCATCAGGACTTCAGCACCGGCCCGGTGGATCGCGCGCTCCTGCTGCTCTCCGTCCCCATGGTGCTGGAGATGGTGATGGAGTCCGTCTTCGCCCTGGTGGACGTCTTCTTCGTCTCGCGTCTGGGTTCTGAGGCCGTGGCCACGGTGGGCCTCACGGAGTCGATGCTCACGCTCGCCTATACGGTGCCCCTGGGCCTGTCCATCGGCGCCACCGCCCTGGTCTCCCGGCGCATGGGAGAGAAGAACCCCGAGAAGGCCGCGAGCGCGGCGGTGCAGACCCTGGGACTGGGATTCCTGCTGGCCCTGCCCATGTCGGTGCTGGGCGTGCTGTTCGCGCGGCCGCTGCTCGCGGCCCTGGGCGCCTCCCCCTCCGTGGTGGAGCAGGGCGCGTCCTACACCCAGGTGATGCTGGGCAGCTTCGTCATCGTCATGCCGCTGTTCCTCATCAGCGCCATCTTGCGCGGCGCGGGGGATGCGGCCACCTCCATGCGGGCGCTGCTGCTGGCCAACTCCGTCAACATCGTGCTGGCGCCCATCTGCATCTTCGGCCTCGGGCCGGTCCCCGCCATGGGCGTCCCCGGCGCGGCGATCGCCACCACCCTGGGGCGGTGCACGGGGGTGGTCTACCAGCTCCACCGCCTGCTGCGAGGCGGCGGACGGCTGGCCCTGGAACGGCGCCACCTGCGGCTCGAGCCCGCCACGATGCTCTGCCTGCTGCGGCTGTCGGGTGGCGCCATCCTTCAGTCCGTGCTGGGCTTGTCGAGCTGGCTGGTGCTGATGCGCATCGTCGCCAGCTTTGGCAGTGCGGCGATGGCCGGATACACCCTCGTCATGCGCATCATCCTCTTCGCCCAGCAGCCCTCCTGGGGGATGAGCCACGCCGTCGGCACCCTGGTGGGCCAGAGCCTGGGCGCCCGGGACGCGGAGCGGGCCGAGCGCGTCACCTGGCGGGCCAGCTTCTTCACCGCGCTCTTTCTCGGCGGGGTGAGCTTGGTGTTCCTCACCCTCTCCGAGCCGCTCATCCTCCTGTTCACGGACGAAGCCGACGTGGTGTTTCACGCCTCGCGCGGCCTGCGGATCCTCAGCTGGGGCCTCTTCCTCTACGCCTTCGTCACCATCATCCCCCACGCGTTCAACGGCGCGGGGGATACCACCACGCCGACCGCCGTCAACCTGCTCTGTGCCTGGGGGCTACAGATCCCGTTGGCCTACGCACTCACGGGCCCCGCGGGGCTAGGTCCCGAGGGCGCCTTTCTGGCCATTGCCATCACCTACGGTGTTCTGGGCATCGCGAGCGCGCTCCTCTTCCGCCAGGGGAAGTGGAAAACGCAGTGCCTGTAA
- a CDS encoding glycoside hydrolase family 71/99-like protein translates to MTRHRFMNEGASVFAALLLAGCGSASTEPESQPGAEGPTATLTAPVSVPKTFTKKVYAHVMPWFESNASSGNGSWGIHWTMANKNPNVIDGSGKRQIASYYYPLIGPYASGDKDVVEYQLLLMKYAGIDGVLIDWPGTLNCLDYPKNKQNAEAMINKTAAVGLEFAVVYEDNNFTLAPQSGCPVPDKLGAARNDMVFLRDNYFSRSNHIKVNNAPLLLDFGPQTFSSPSDWTNIFSPLSTKPTFLTLWYESGEAGSNAKGEYPWIYSDFTTGLQNFYNNRPLGVKFGVAYPGFNTFYTDGGWGGPGWSLPHNGTGTLGQTLDLAKNSGVNWIQLATWNDYGEGTMIEPTREFGYGALTTLQQKLGVPYGQSQLELIAKLYEQRKQYANDSAKQAQLNTAFNHFVNLQPDQAAAILNGGTTPPTNNPSVTNAGFESGMSGWNTWSPNGTAGAAFTETYNGGYNSANHLTHYSPGAFETWTYQTVNGIANGNYRVRAWVRKGGDFGFSRLQAKTCASCSPAATNLGTYSNWTQLETPTIAVTAGYLEFGLHTQAFSGSSFVHLDDVQIIRQ, encoded by the coding sequence ATGACGCGTCATCGTTTCATGAATGAGGGAGCGAGCGTGTTCGCCGCGCTCTTGTTGGCGGGATGCGGTTCGGCCTCCACCGAGCCCGAGAGCCAACCGGGAGCGGAGGGGCCCACCGCCACCCTCACGGCCCCTGTGTCCGTGCCCAAGACGTTCACCAAGAAGGTCTATGCCCACGTGATGCCCTGGTTCGAGTCCAATGCCTCTTCGGGCAATGGCTCCTGGGGCATTCACTGGACCATGGCCAACAAGAACCCCAACGTGATTGACGGGTCGGGCAAGCGCCAGATTGCCTCGTATTACTACCCGCTGATTGGCCCCTACGCGTCGGGCGACAAGGATGTCGTCGAGTACCAATTGCTGCTCATGAAGTACGCGGGCATCGATGGTGTCCTGATCGATTGGCCGGGCACCCTCAATTGCCTCGATTATCCCAAGAACAAGCAGAACGCGGAGGCGATGATCAACAAGACCGCCGCCGTCGGGCTGGAGTTCGCGGTGGTCTATGAGGACAACAACTTCACGCTGGCGCCCCAGAGTGGTTGCCCTGTGCCCGACAAGCTCGGCGCGGCCCGCAACGACATGGTCTTCCTCCGGGACAACTACTTCTCCCGGAGCAACCACATCAAGGTCAACAACGCGCCCCTGCTCCTGGACTTCGGTCCGCAGACCTTCAGCTCGCCGTCGGACTGGACCAACATCTTCTCGCCCCTGTCCACCAAGCCGACCTTCCTGACGCTCTGGTACGAGAGCGGGGAAGCAGGCTCCAACGCCAAGGGCGAGTACCCGTGGATCTACTCGGATTTCACGACGGGCTTGCAGAACTTCTACAACAACCGTCCGCTGGGCGTGAAGTTCGGCGTGGCCTACCCGGGCTTCAACACCTTCTACACCGATGGGGGATGGGGCGGCCCGGGATGGAGCCTGCCCCACAATGGGACGGGCACCCTCGGCCAGACGTTGGACCTGGCCAAGAACAGCGGCGTGAACTGGATCCAGCTCGCCACCTGGAACGACTACGGCGAGGGCACGATGATCGAGCCCACGCGTGAGTTCGGTTATGGCGCCCTGACCACCCTGCAGCAGAAGCTGGGCGTGCCCTACGGTCAGAGCCAGCTGGAGCTCATCGCCAAGCTCTATGAGCAGCGCAAGCAGTACGCGAACGACTCGGCCAAGCAGGCCCAGCTCAACACCGCCTTCAACCACTTCGTGAACCTGCAGCCGGACCAGGCCGCGGCGATCCTCAACGGGGGCACCACGCCGCCCACGAACAACCCCTCGGTCACCAACGCCGGCTTCGAGTCCGGCATGTCGGGTTGGAACACCTGGTCACCCAATGGCACCGCCGGGGCCGCGTTCACCGAGACCTACAACGGGGGCTACAACAGCGCCAACCACCTGACGCACTACAGCCCGGGGGCCTTCGAGACGTGGACGTACCAGACGGTGAACGGCATCGCCAACGGCAACTACCGGGTGCGCGCCTGGGTCCGCAAGGGCGGTGACTTTGGCTTCTCCCGGCTCCAGGCGAAGACCTGCGCCTCCTGCTCGCCGGCCGCCACGAATCTCGGCACCTACAGCAACTGGACGCAGTTGGAGACGCCGACCATCGCGGTGACCGCGGGCTACCTGGAGTTCGGCCTCCACACCCAGGCCTTCAGCGGCAGCAGCTTCGTCCACCTGGACGACGTGCAGATCATCCGTCAGTAG
- a CDS encoding M61 family metallopeptidase, with the protein MKEAVHYRVSMSRPHSHLFEVEARFPPGQDVLDAVLPVWTPGSYLVREYARHLQDVTATGPAGEALPVQRVDKRTFRVKAGGQAVTVRYRVYANELTVRTSHLDGSHGYFNGATLFLYTEATRHREHRVTVEAPEGWRTFCALERQGEAFTAPDYDELVDSPFEIGPHTPLSFTAAGVPHEVVIWGDTVPDAERLTTDLQRICEAQARLFNGLPMQRYLFLVYLTDKGRGGLEHKNSTALLFPRAGLQSLRGWEDFLTLATHEYFHLWNIKRIKPRAFVPFDYSQENYTTLLWAFEGMTSYYDNLFVRRAGLMSAQRYLTRLGETFTLLHGTPGRHTQTLAEASLLSWIKHYRPDENSHNSAISYYLKGEVVCVLLDLEIRRATDNLKGLDDVLRLLWKRYGDGSGMPEEGMEAAVQEVTGKDFTSFFDAAVRSTGELDYSVLSHVGLQVEYRVRESANDKGGTPPPRKNGEVKPRGWLGLTTKGNATLATVLEDSPAMEAGLSPEDELVALDGYKVDAANLLNRCEDKRPGETVRLTVFRRDKLMDIPVVLGQKPADAVYLSRVDKLTDAQKAAFQSWLGATWDETLG; encoded by the coding sequence ATGAAAGAAGCGGTCCACTATCGCGTCTCCATGTCCCGACCGCACTCGCACCTGTTCGAGGTGGAGGCACGCTTCCCACCGGGACAGGATGTGCTCGACGCGGTCCTGCCGGTGTGGACGCCCGGCAGCTACTTGGTGCGCGAGTATGCCCGGCACCTCCAGGACGTGACGGCGACGGGCCCGGCGGGAGAAGCGCTGCCCGTGCAACGCGTGGACAAGCGCACCTTCCGCGTGAAGGCGGGGGGACAGGCGGTGACGGTGCGCTACCGCGTCTACGCCAACGAGCTGACGGTGCGGACCAGCCACCTGGATGGCTCCCACGGCTACTTCAACGGGGCCACGCTCTTTCTCTACACGGAGGCCACCCGGCACCGGGAGCACCGCGTCACCGTGGAGGCACCGGAGGGGTGGCGGACCTTCTGCGCCTTGGAGCGCCAGGGCGAGGCCTTCACCGCTCCGGACTACGATGAGCTGGTGGACAGCCCCTTCGAGATCGGCCCCCACACCCCCCTGTCCTTCACCGCCGCGGGCGTGCCCCACGAGGTGGTCATCTGGGGCGATACAGTCCCGGACGCGGAGAGGCTGACCACGGATCTCCAGCGCATCTGCGAAGCCCAGGCACGCCTGTTCAATGGGCTGCCCATGCAGCGCTACCTGTTCCTCGTCTACCTCACGGACAAAGGGCGAGGCGGCCTGGAGCACAAGAACTCCACGGCCCTGCTGTTTCCCCGCGCGGGCTTGCAGAGCCTGCGCGGCTGGGAGGACTTCCTCACGCTCGCCACGCATGAGTACTTCCACCTGTGGAACATCAAGCGCATCAAACCGCGCGCGTTCGTGCCCTTCGACTACTCCCAGGAGAACTACACCACCCTGCTGTGGGCCTTCGAGGGGATGACGTCCTACTACGACAACCTCTTCGTGCGCCGCGCGGGGCTCATGTCCGCCCAGCGCTACCTGACGCGCCTGGGCGAGACGTTCACCCTGCTCCACGGCACGCCGGGCCGGCACACACAGACGCTGGCGGAGGCCTCGCTGCTGAGCTGGATCAAACACTACCGTCCGGACGAGAACTCGCACAACAGCGCCATCTCCTACTACCTCAAGGGCGAGGTGGTGTGCGTGCTGCTGGACCTGGAGATCCGCCGCGCCACGGACAACCTCAAGGGCCTGGACGACGTGCTGCGCCTGCTGTGGAAGCGCTACGGCGACGGCTCGGGCATGCCCGAAGAGGGAATGGAGGCAGCGGTCCAGGAAGTCACCGGCAAGGACTTCACCTCCTTCTTCGATGCCGCGGTGCGCTCCACCGGGGAGTTGGACTACTCGGTCCTTTCCCATGTGGGCTTGCAGGTGGAGTACCGGGTGCGCGAGTCCGCCAATGACAAGGGAGGCACACCCCCACCGCGCAAGAATGGCGAGGTGAAGCCCCGGGGCTGGCTGGGCCTGACCACCAAGGGCAACGCCACGCTGGCCACCGTGCTGGAAGACTCTCCGGCGATGGAGGCGGGCCTGTCCCCCGAGGATGAGCTGGTGGCGCTGGACGGCTACAAGGTGGACGCGGCCAACCTGTTGAACCGGTGCGAGGACAAGCGCCCCGGAGAGACGGTGCGCCTCACCGTGTTCCGCCGGGACAAGCTGATGGACATCCCCGTCGTCCTGGGCCAGAAGCCCGCGGACGCGGTCTACCTCTCCCGGGTGGACAAGCTGACCGACGCCCAGAAGGCCGCCTTCCAGTCCTGGCTGGGAGCGACATGGGACGAAACGCTGGGCTAA
- a CDS encoding RsmB/NOP family class I SAM-dependent RNA methyltransferase, which produces MKRSHRPAPKKQGTKQAASKKPPERTSKRDRAAEASSGAPRGTPAERAARPLREDLVLQACLEAYGSVRHEGRLSDRALDFTLRRKAHLYSNERRAVAERVYALLRRQRTVDWLLGRVRPGFDRLETTRQDVMRLATSRILHGEPLEEVVRTSSLPAEDSAALAALPRAAGELEALPLAKRFPIAASLPDFLAVKFQEAFGDEATQAAEAMNERAPLTARVNLLKGDRAELQRRLAAEGVASTPTPLSPLGLWLETRINVFSLQCFKDGLLELQDEGSQLLGMLVDSPPTRVVDACAGAGGKTLQLAAQMKNRGDLHALDVDEVRIEELRKRARRAGVHNVRTQLIPSEGPAADEALVALKDKADRVMVDAPCSGTGTYRRKPDGRYRLTPEELKEHAARQKTLLERFSTMVKPGGRLIYGTCSVLREENEAVIEDFLSRHPDFTVRPVSQELGAELGEKVSRGPFLRLAPHTHNTDGFFGAILVRAK; this is translated from the coding sequence ATGAAACGATCCCACCGTCCGGCACCGAAGAAGCAGGGCACGAAACAAGCCGCCTCGAAGAAGCCCCCTGAGCGAACCTCGAAGCGCGACCGCGCGGCAGAGGCCTCCTCGGGGGCCCCCCGCGGCACGCCCGCCGAGCGCGCGGCACGCCCCCTGCGCGAGGATCTCGTGTTGCAGGCCTGCCTGGAGGCGTATGGCTCGGTCCGCCACGAGGGGCGCCTGTCCGACCGGGCCCTCGACTTCACCCTGCGCCGCAAGGCCCACCTGTACTCCAACGAGCGCCGGGCCGTCGCGGAGCGGGTCTACGCGCTGCTGCGCCGCCAGCGCACCGTGGACTGGCTCCTGGGTCGTGTGAGGCCCGGCTTCGACCGCCTGGAAACCACGCGTCAGGACGTGATGCGCCTGGCCACCTCCCGGATCCTCCACGGCGAGCCCTTGGAAGAGGTGGTGCGCACCTCCTCGCTTCCCGCCGAGGACAGCGCCGCCCTCGCCGCCCTTCCCCGGGCCGCTGGAGAGCTGGAAGCCCTGCCCCTGGCCAAGCGCTTCCCCATCGCCGCCTCGCTGCCGGACTTCCTCGCGGTGAAGTTCCAGGAAGCTTTTGGGGACGAGGCCACCCAGGCCGCGGAAGCCATGAACGAGCGCGCCCCGCTCACCGCGCGCGTCAATCTGCTCAAGGGGGACCGGGCGGAACTCCAGCGGCGGCTGGCCGCGGAGGGCGTCGCAAGCACGCCCACGCCCCTCTCGCCCCTGGGGCTGTGGCTGGAGACGCGCATCAACGTCTTCTCCTTGCAGTGCTTCAAGGATGGGCTGCTGGAGTTGCAGGACGAGGGCAGCCAGCTGCTCGGCATGCTCGTGGATTCGCCGCCCACGCGGGTGGTGGATGCCTGCGCGGGGGCGGGCGGGAAGACCCTGCAACTGGCCGCGCAGATGAAGAACCGGGGAGACCTGCACGCCCTGGACGTGGATGAAGTCCGCATCGAGGAGCTGCGCAAGCGGGCCCGCCGCGCGGGCGTCCACAACGTGCGGACCCAGCTCATCCCTTCCGAGGGCCCTGCCGCGGACGAAGCCCTGGTGGCCCTGAAGGACAAGGCGGACCGGGTGATGGTGGATGCGCCGTGCAGTGGCACCGGCACCTACCGCCGCAAGCCGGATGGACGCTACCGGCTCACACCAGAGGAGCTGAAGGAGCACGCGGCCCGGCAGAAGACGCTGCTGGAGCGGTTCTCCACGATGGTGAAGCCCGGCGGCCGGCTCATCTACGGCACCTGCAGCGTCCTGCGGGAGGAGAACGAGGCGGTCATCGAGGACTTCCTCTCGCGCCACCCGGACTTCACCGTGCGTCCTGTCTCGCAGGAGCTGGGCGCGGAGCTGGGTGAAAAAGTCAGCCGGGGCCCCTTCCTGCGCCTGGCGCCCCATACGCACAACACCGATGGGTTCTTCGGAGCCATCCTCGTCCGGGCGAAGTAG
- a CDS encoding metallophosphoesterase, with protein sequence MHLAKVPALGALAAALVMTTGVAHAATLTRSPYLQRVGPDTATVAFRVNANCTPEVRYGTGGSTNQTVRSADSGRIHAVVLNGLTPGAEYTYVVETCGASTSPKRFRTAPVPGTRRVHFAAMGDFGTGGSRQKEVAASMLSYRPELFIGMGDVAYEAGTEEQIQNNMFVPMKDLLMEVPFFAVAGNHEYVTDQAQPYLDNLYLPTSPSGGERYYSFDWGHVHFVGLDSNCAIGLASKDRCTLAAQKAWLEQDLAASKAPWKIAFFHHPPWSSGDHGSQLLMRREFSPLFEKYGVDLVLTGHDHHYERAYAMKGDAVAATGTGIPYLVVGSGGANLREFPVSKPSWSAVRNNKDYGFLDVEVTGGTLTARLVTPSGTTADTLTLTKQLAPEEKPSPNPLNLIVEGERGVAPHQAFFRAESSLTDATVSWDFGDGETSEGPELSHVFQKEGQYTVTATATSGTVQQTATAQVTVAPQGTSIPSPGIPQPPTTGPSTGVPGTSPGGDDDADAPGGGCTTVPMGALLPVGAWALVGLWRRRRSR encoded by the coding sequence ATGCATTTAGCGAAGGTCCCTGCGCTCGGCGCCCTGGCTGCCGCTCTCGTGATGACCACCGGAGTGGCTCACGCGGCAACGCTCACCCGCTCCCCCTACCTGCAACGGGTGGGGCCCGACACAGCCACCGTCGCATTCCGTGTGAATGCCAACTGCACCCCCGAGGTGCGTTACGGCACCGGAGGCTCCACGAACCAGACGGTCCGCTCGGCGGACAGCGGACGCATCCATGCCGTGGTCCTCAATGGCCTGACGCCGGGGGCTGAATACACCTATGTGGTGGAGACGTGTGGCGCGAGCACGAGCCCCAAGCGCTTCCGCACCGCGCCTGTTCCGGGCACGCGCCGGGTGCACTTCGCCGCCATGGGCGACTTCGGCACGGGCGGCTCCCGCCAGAAGGAAGTGGCCGCCAGCATGCTCTCCTACCGGCCGGAGCTCTTCATCGGCATGGGGGATGTCGCCTACGAGGCCGGCACCGAAGAGCAGATCCAGAACAACATGTTCGTCCCCATGAAGGACCTGCTCATGGAGGTGCCGTTCTTCGCCGTGGCGGGCAACCACGAGTACGTCACGGATCAAGCCCAGCCCTACCTGGACAACCTCTACCTGCCCACCAGCCCCAGTGGCGGCGAGCGCTACTACTCCTTCGACTGGGGACATGTGCACTTCGTGGGGCTGGACTCGAACTGCGCCATTGGGCTGGCCTCGAAGGACCGCTGCACCCTGGCGGCGCAGAAGGCCTGGTTGGAGCAGGATCTCGCGGCCAGCAAGGCGCCGTGGAAGATCGCCTTCTTCCACCACCCGCCCTGGTCGAGCGGAGATCACGGCTCCCAGCTCCTCATGCGCCGGGAGTTCAGTCCCCTCTTCGAGAAGTATGGGGTGGACCTCGTCCTCACCGGACATGACCACCACTATGAGCGCGCCTACGCGATGAAGGGCGACGCGGTGGCCGCCACCGGCACGGGGATCCCCTACCTGGTGGTAGGCAGCGGCGGCGCCAACCTGCGGGAGTTTCCCGTCTCGAAGCCCTCGTGGAGCGCCGTCCGGAACAACAAGGACTATGGCTTCCTGGATGTCGAGGTCACCGGCGGGACCCTCACCGCCCGGCTCGTGACGCCCTCGGGCACCACCGCGGACACATTGACCCTGACCAAGCAGCTCGCCCCCGAGGAGAAGCCCTCCCCCAACCCGCTGAACCTGATTGTCGAAGGCGAGCGAGGCGTCGCCCCCCACCAGGCCTTCTTCCGCGCGGAATCTTCGCTGACGGACGCCACGGTGAGCTGGGACTTTGGAGATGGGGAGACCAGCGAGGGCCCCGAGCTGTCCCACGTCTTCCAGAAGGAAGGGCAGTACACGGTGACGGCCACGGCCACCTCGGGCACGGTCCAACAGACGGCCACGGCCCAGGTGACCGTCGCGCCCCAGGGAACGAGCATTCCGTCTCCTGGCATCCCCCAGCCGCCCACGACCGGGCCCTCCACGGGAGTGCCAGGAACGTCTCCGGGAGGAGACGACGATGCCGATGCACCGGGAGGCGGATGCACCACGGTCCCCATGGGGGCCCTGTTGCCCGTGGGCGCCTGGGCGCTCGTGGGACTCTGGCGCCGCCGCCGCTCGCGGTAG
- a CDS encoding DUF4956 domain-containing protein — MEPTFSAVFSDLGKELSSIPMASIIPRMTAAVLIGALLSLRPWRLMMGRALPKADMVQAQVLLCTAAAVITAVIGDSVAKAFGLVGLGGFVRFRSGLKDPRDAAILFLMIGLGMACGHGSLGLAGMGTLFVAGLLMVLDLLTKEDKAPKQRVMLSAQSDDLVTAEASLRKVLGERNVMVKSCALDFDGRRLEMEVEEKEPGTLVAALSLTQGAALRGLRWASMNPKGVREEQV, encoded by the coding sequence ATGGAACCCACCTTCTCCGCAGTCTTCAGCGATCTGGGAAAGGAGCTGTCCTCGATTCCCATGGCCTCGATCATCCCCCGGATGACGGCCGCGGTGCTCATCGGTGCGCTCCTGTCCCTGCGGCCCTGGCGCCTCATGATGGGACGCGCGCTGCCCAAGGCAGACATGGTCCAGGCGCAGGTGCTGCTGTGCACCGCCGCGGCGGTCATCACCGCCGTCATCGGAGACAGCGTGGCCAAGGCCTTCGGGCTGGTGGGGCTGGGTGGCTTCGTGCGCTTCCGCTCGGGCCTCAAGGATCCGCGCGACGCGGCCATCCTCTTTCTGATGATTGGCCTGGGCATGGCCTGCGGGCACGGCAGCCTGGGGTTGGCGGGCATGGGCACCCTGTTCGTCGCCGGGCTGCTGATGGTGCTGGACCTGCTCACCAAGGAGGACAAGGCGCCGAAACAGCGGGTGATGCTCTCGGCGCAGTCGGATGATCTCGTCACCGCGGAAGCCTCGCTGCGCAAGGTCCTCGGTGAGCGGAACGTGATGGTGAAGTCCTGCGCGCTCGATTTCGACGGGCGCCGGTTGGAGATGGAAGTCGAGGAGAAGGAGCCAGGAACCCTCGTCGCGGCGCTGAGCCTGACGCAAGGAGCAGCCCTTCGGGGACTGCGATGGGCATCGATGAACCCCAAAGGGGTACGGGAGGAGCAGGTATGA